One segment of Candidatus Methylomirabilota bacterium DNA contains the following:
- a CDS encoding NADH-ubiquinone oxidoreductase-F iron-sulfur binding region domain-containing protein, translated as MLIDELRVIQREHGYLPVEALRVLAERAQIPLYQLHGVASFYPHFRLTPPPAVEVRVCADMTCHLRGGDDLRRSLQARLVERGPSGVVIHEVSCLGQCDRAPAASINDAIVARLTRDRLEALVDGAAAGGPPPPAEPSPLSSRLQIDPYEPGARYEALRALLASRDVAGLLTTLKSSELRGLGGAGFPTGVKWEIVRGTPGPEKYVVCNADESEPGTIKDRFLMEHVPHLVIEGMILAGVVTGARTGILYVRHEYEAQAAILKTEIDACRRQGLIGDDVLGSGMAFDLTIFLSPGGYICGEESALLEALEGKRAEPRNKPPFPGTHGLWQKPTLINNVETFAFVPLILRNGVEWFKRQGRSGAPGLKFVGVSGHVVRPGVYEVAMGTPAREVIFERAGGVLDGRALKAFAPSGPSSGYLPASMVDVPLDFKSLQQAGSMLGSGAIVVCAEGTCMLDMALNAVRFFRNESCGKCVPCRLGSAKMVGILEEIAHGRGRHQDLDLINELSEAMMLTSICGLGQVAPAPIKSVITHFPEEIEDHVVRRRCPAGVCPMA; from the coding sequence ATGCTGATCGACGAGCTTCGCGTCATTCAACGAGAGCACGGCTACCTCCCCGTGGAGGCGCTCCGGGTCCTGGCCGAGCGAGCGCAAATCCCGCTCTATCAACTGCACGGGGTCGCGAGCTTCTATCCGCACTTCCGGCTGACGCCTCCGCCTGCGGTCGAGGTGCGTGTCTGCGCCGACATGACGTGCCACCTCCGCGGCGGCGATGACCTTCGCCGGTCGCTGCAGGCCCGGCTGGTGGAACGCGGGCCGAGCGGAGTCGTCATCCACGAGGTGTCGTGTCTCGGGCAGTGCGACCGGGCGCCGGCCGCGTCGATCAACGACGCGATCGTGGCGCGGCTCACCCGGGACAGGCTGGAGGCCCTCGTCGACGGCGCGGCCGCCGGCGGGCCGCCGCCGCCCGCGGAGCCCTCGCCTCTCTCGAGCCGGCTCCAGATCGACCCCTACGAGCCCGGCGCGCGCTACGAGGCCCTCCGGGCGCTTCTGGCCAGCCGCGACGTCGCCGGTCTGCTGACGACCCTCAAGTCGAGCGAGCTTCGGGGGCTCGGCGGCGCGGGGTTTCCGACCGGCGTGAAGTGGGAGATCGTGCGCGGCACCCCCGGCCCCGAGAAGTACGTCGTCTGCAACGCGGACGAGAGCGAGCCGGGCACGATCAAGGACCGCTTCCTCATGGAGCACGTCCCCCACCTGGTGATCGAAGGCATGATCCTCGCCGGCGTGGTGACGGGCGCCCGCACGGGAATCCTCTACGTCCGGCACGAGTACGAGGCCCAGGCGGCCATACTGAAAACCGAGATCGACGCCTGCCGGCGCCAGGGCCTGATCGGCGACGATGTCCTCGGCTCCGGCATGGCCTTCGACCTGACGATCTTCCTGAGCCCCGGCGGTTACATCTGCGGCGAGGAGTCCGCGCTGCTGGAGGCGCTGGAGGGCAAGCGCGCCGAGCCCCGCAACAAGCCGCCGTTTCCGGGCACGCACGGGCTCTGGCAGAAGCCGACGCTCATCAACAACGTGGAGACCTTCGCCTTCGTGCCGCTGATCCTCCGCAACGGCGTCGAGTGGTTCAAGCGTCAGGGCCGGTCGGGCGCGCCGGGGCTCAAGTTCGTCGGCGTCAGCGGCCACGTCGTTCGCCCCGGGGTCTACGAGGTCGCGATGGGCACACCCGCCCGGGAAGTGATCTTCGAGCGCGCGGGCGGGGTTCTCGACGGCCGCGCCCTCAAGGCGTTCGCTCCGTCGGGGCCGTCATCGGGCTATCTCCCCGCCTCCATGGTGGACGTGCCGCTCGACTTCAAATCGCTCCAGCAGGCGGGATCGATGCTGGGCTCGGGCGCGATCGTCGTCTGCGCCGAGGGCACCTGCATGCTCGACATGGCGCTCAACGCCGTCCGCTTCTTCCGCAACGAGTCCTGCGGCAAGTGCGTCCCCTGCCGCCTGGGCTCGGCCAAGATGGTCGGGATTTTGGAAGAGATCGCCCACGGCCGCGGGCGGCACCAGGATCTCGACCTGATCAACGAGCTGTCCGAGGCGATGATGCTCACCTCCATTTGCGGCCTGGGGCAGGTGGCGCCGGCGCCGATCAAGTCGGTCATCACGCACTTCCCCGAAGAGATCGAGGACCACGTCGTCCGCCGGCGGTGTCCGGCCGGCGTGTGCCCGATGGCCTAG